The window ATGATTTGGATGCCGCCCTGGAGTCGCTTCTGTCCAAAGGGGCCAGCCCGGAAGAGTTCACCCGGCAGCTTTTTTATCTCAACTATGAACGGTTTAAATCCGCCGACCCTGAACTGGCCGAGATGATGCGCGCCTGCGCCATCCCCCGCGTTTTTAACGCCGACATTATTGGCGTGCTGCGCGGCGCTTCAGATGATGAAACCGGCAACCAGACCCTGCTAGAAGGGCTACTGCCTTTTAATTTTGTTTTGGCGCGCCAGGACGGCGGGTATATTTACCACGACAACACGCGCCAGATGTTGCTGGCCGACTGGCAGCAGCCGGCAAACCAGCCTCTCTTTCAAACCTACCAAGAGCGCCTGGCGGCCTTTTACGTCAATCAGGGCCAAGCCGCCTT of the Anaerolineae bacterium genome contains:
- a CDS encoding tetratricopeptide repeat protein, with the protein product MTNPTLPPTDDLDAALESLLSKGASPEEFTRQLFYLNYERFKSADPELAEMMRACAIPRVFNADIIGVLRGASDDETGNQTLLEGLLPFNFVLARQDGGYIYHDNTRQMLLADWQQPANQPLFQTYQERLAAFYVNQGQAAFQQADYAAALANYNRALELRPADGELYGRRGRAHLNMGNYPAAKNDLEKAISLDFNPVDTYFGLGVAHYYLGDYTATVHDFSKVIEQEPNNASAFYNRGTTYGRDLKQFEQALADYDRA